From a region of the Enterobacter sp. JBIWA008 genome:
- the spoT gene encoding bifunctional GTP diphosphokinase/guanosine-3',5'-bis pyrophosphate 3'-pyrophosphohydrolase has translation MYLFESLNQLIQTYLPEDQIKRLQQAYLVARDAHEGQTRSSGEPYITHPVAVACILAEMKLDHETLMAALLHDVIEDTPATYQDMEQLFGKSVAELVEGVSKLDKLNFRDKKEAQAENFRKMIMAMVQDIRVILIKLADRTHNMRTLGSLRPDKRRRIARETLEIYSPLAHRLGIHHIKTELEELGFEALYPNRYRVIKEVVKAARGNRKEMIQKILSEIEGRLQEAGIPCRVSGREKHLYSIYCKMVLKEQRFHSIMDIYAFRVIVHDSDTCYRVLGQMHSLYKPRPGRMKDYIAIPKANGYQSLHTSMIGPHGVPVEVQIRTEDMDQMAEMGVAAHWAYKEHGGESSTTAQIRAQRWMQSLLELQQSAGSSFEFIESVKSDLFPDEIYVFTPEGRIVELPAGATPVDFAYAVHTDIGHACVGARVDRQPYPLSQPLSSGQTVEIITAPGARPNAAWLNFVVSSKARAKIRQLLKNLKRDDSVSLGRRLLNHALGGSRKLAEIPQENVQRELERMKLASLDDLLAEIGLGNAMSVVVAKNLQQGDTTAVPATTQSHGHLPIKGADGVLITFAKCCRPIPGDPIIAHVSPGKGLVIHHESCRNIRGYQKEAEKFMAVEWDKETAQEFITEIKVDMFNHQGALANLTAAINTASSNIQSLNTEEKDGRVYSAFIRLTARDRVHLANIMRKIRVMPDVIKVTRNRN, from the coding sequence TTGTATCTGTTTGAAAGCCTGAATCAACTGATTCAAACCTACCTGCCTGAAGATCAGATTAAGCGTCTTCAGCAGGCGTATCTCGTTGCACGTGACGCTCACGAGGGCCAGACACGTTCAAGCGGTGAACCCTATATCACGCACCCGGTAGCGGTGGCCTGTATTCTGGCCGAGATGAAACTCGACCACGAAACGCTGATGGCCGCTCTGCTGCATGACGTGATCGAAGATACCCCTGCCACTTATCAGGACATGGAACAGCTGTTTGGCAAAAGCGTTGCCGAACTGGTGGAAGGGGTATCTAAGCTTGATAAGCTTAATTTCCGCGACAAGAAAGAGGCGCAAGCCGAAAACTTCCGCAAGATGATTATGGCGATGGTGCAGGATATCCGCGTCATTCTCATCAAACTCGCTGACCGTACCCACAACATGCGCACGCTGGGCTCGCTTCGCCCGGATAAACGTCGCCGCATTGCCCGTGAAACCCTCGAAATCTACAGTCCGCTGGCGCACCGTTTAGGTATTCATCACATTAAAACCGAGCTGGAAGAGCTGGGTTTTGAAGCGTTATACCCGAACCGCTATCGCGTGATTAAAGAGGTGGTGAAAGCCGCACGCGGTAACCGTAAAGAGATGATTCAAAAAATCCTCTCTGAAATCGAAGGGCGCTTACAGGAAGCGGGAATTCCGTGCCGCGTCAGCGGTCGCGAGAAACATCTGTACTCCATCTACTGCAAAATGGTGCTCAAAGAGCAGCGTTTTCACTCGATCATGGATATCTACGCCTTCCGCGTCATTGTCCACGACTCGGACACCTGCTATCGCGTGCTGGGGCAGATGCACAGCCTCTACAAACCGCGTCCGGGGCGCATGAAAGATTACATCGCCATTCCAAAAGCGAACGGCTATCAATCTTTACACACCTCGATGATCGGGCCACACGGTGTGCCTGTTGAGGTGCAGATTCGCACCGAAGACATGGACCAGATGGCAGAAATGGGTGTTGCCGCACACTGGGCGTATAAAGAGCACGGTGGCGAAAGCAGCACGACCGCACAAATCCGCGCCCAGCGCTGGATGCAGAGCCTGCTGGAGCTTCAGCAGAGTGCGGGTAGCTCGTTTGAATTTATCGAGAGCGTTAAATCCGATCTCTTCCCGGATGAGATTTACGTTTTCACCCCAGAAGGTCGCATTGTCGAACTGCCTGCAGGCGCAACGCCGGTCGACTTCGCTTACGCCGTGCATACCGATATCGGGCATGCCTGCGTCGGTGCGCGTGTCGACAGACAGCCTTATCCTCTGTCTCAGCCGCTTTCCAGCGGCCAGACGGTGGAAATTATTACCGCACCGGGCGCACGTCCGAACGCGGCCTGGCTGAACTTTGTCGTGAGCTCCAAAGCGCGCGCCAAAATTCGCCAGCTGCTGAAAAACCTCAAGCGTGATGATTCCGTCAGCCTGGGGCGTCGTCTGCTCAACCACGCGTTGGGCGGCAGCCGTAAGCTGGCTGAAATTCCGCAGGAGAACGTCCAGCGTGAGCTGGAGCGTATGAAGCTCGCTTCGCTTGATGACCTGCTGGCAGAGATTGGCCTCGGCAACGCCATGAGCGTGGTGGTGGCGAAGAACCTGCAGCAGGGCGACACGACAGCCGTTCCTGCAACGACGCAAAGCCACGGCCACCTGCCGATTAAAGGCGCGGACGGGGTGCTGATCACCTTCGCTAAATGCTGCCGTCCAATTCCTGGTGACCCGATTATTGCGCACGTCAGCCCGGGCAAAGGGCTGGTTATCCACCACGAGTCCTGTCGTAACATTCGAGGCTACCAGAAAGAAGCCGAGAAATTTATGGCGGTCGAGTGGGATAAAGAGACCGCACAGGAATTTATCACCGAAATTAAGGTGGATATGTTCAACCATCAGGGTGCCCTGGCGAACCTGACGGCAGCGATAAACACGGCCTCTTCCAACATTCAGAGTCTGAATACGGAAGAAAAAGATGGTCGCGTGTACAGCGCCTTCATTCGTCTGACCGCCCGCGACCGCGTGCATCTGGCGAATATTATGCGCAAGATCCGCGTCATGCCGGACGTGATTAAAGTCACCCGAAACCGAAACTAG
- the rpoZ gene encoding DNA-directed RNA polymerase subunit omega, translating into MARVTVQDAVEKIGNRFDLVLVAARRARQMQVGGKDPLVPEENDKTTVIALREIEEGLINNQILDVRERQEQQEQEAAELQAVTAIAEGRR; encoded by the coding sequence ATGGCACGCGTAACTGTTCAGGACGCTGTAGAGAAAATTGGTAACCGTTTTGACCTGGTGCTGGTCGCCGCGCGTCGCGCTCGTCAGATGCAGGTAGGCGGTAAAGATCCGCTGGTACCGGAAGAAAACGATAAAACCACCGTTATTGCACTTCGCGAAATCGAAGAAGGTCTGATCAACAACCAGATCCTCGACGTGCGTGAGCGCCAGGAGCAGCAAGAGCAGGAAGCCGCAGAACTGCAGGCCGTAACCGCTATTGCTGAAGGTCGTCGTTAA
- the gmk gene encoding guanylate kinase, with amino-acid sequence MAQGTLYIVSAPSGAGKSSLIQALLKTQPLYDTQVSVSHTTRAPRPGEVHGEHYFFVDHDEFRAMIGRDAFLEHAEVFGNYYGTSRETIEQVLATGVNVFLDIDWQGAQQIRKKMPDSRSIFILPPSKDELDRRLRGRGQDSEEVITKRMEQAVAEMSHYAEYDYLIVNDDFDAALSDLKTILRAERLRMSRQKQRHDALITKLLAD; translated from the coding sequence ATGGCTCAAGGCACGCTTTATATTGTTTCTGCCCCTAGTGGCGCGGGTAAATCCAGCCTTATTCAGGCACTGTTAAAAACCCAACCGTTGTACGACACGCAGGTTTCTGTTTCGCACACCACGCGAGCGCCGCGTCCGGGTGAAGTGCACGGTGAACACTATTTCTTTGTGGATCACGACGAATTCAGAGCGATGATAGGCAGAGACGCGTTTCTTGAACACGCTGAAGTATTCGGTAATTACTACGGTACCTCGCGTGAAACCATTGAGCAGGTTCTGGCCACGGGCGTGAATGTGTTCCTGGATATCGACTGGCAGGGCGCACAGCAAATTCGTAAGAAAATGCCTGACTCGCGCAGTATCTTTATTTTACCGCCATCGAAAGATGAGCTGGATCGCCGCCTGCGTGGCCGCGGTCAGGACAGCGAAGAAGTGATCACAAAGCGTATGGAACAGGCTGTTGCAGAAATGAGCCATTACGCGGAATATGATTACCTTATTGTGAATGATGATTTTGATGCCGCATTGAGCGATCTCAAAACCATTCTTCGTGCAGAACGTCTGCGTATGAGCCGCCAGAAGCAGCGACATGACGCATTAATCACCAAACTGTTGGCAGACTGA
- the ligB gene encoding NAD-dependent DNA ligase LigB produces the protein MWRWIGGLMLLWCGYGTAVCPVWSQAKAEKEMASLSAQIKRWDEAYWKQGVSEINDEVYDQLHGRLTQWQRCFGSKPSEEKLPALTGSVKHPVAHTGVHKVASKEELRQWMRARPHLWLQPKVDGVAVTLVYRDGKLTQAISRGDGLKGEDWTGKVRLVPSVPQKLTGKLANSVLQGELFWLRDNHIQQQMGGMNARAKVAGAMMRQKDNSLLSKIGVFIWAWPDGPKDMQTSLAELSQAGFTLSARYTLPAESVDAVEKQRAAWHVTALPFATDGIVVRSEDEPAGEGWLPGEGNWIVAWKYPPVAQVAEVSDIHFSVGRTGKISVVAALEPVQLDDKQVQRVSLGSVGRWQRLDIAPGDQIQISLAGQGIPRFDKVLWRGTDRHKPEPPASRYHALSCFYASPECMDQFFARLTWLSSKQVLDIDGVGETGWRTLWQAHHFEHLFSWLLLTQAQLQATPGFSSARGMAIWHRFNLVREKPFIRWLMAMGVPLTQASLKAMGDISWQKMSGRNAKDWQTLPGTGEEKARQIVNWMNAPQIDVLAKWLAEQHINGF, from the coding sequence ATGTGGCGATGGATAGGCGGGTTAATGCTGTTGTGGTGTGGCTATGGCACGGCGGTGTGTCCGGTGTGGTCGCAGGCAAAAGCTGAGAAAGAGATGGCGTCGTTAAGCGCGCAAATCAAACGCTGGGATGAGGCTTACTGGAAGCAGGGCGTGAGCGAGATCAACGACGAGGTTTACGACCAGCTTCACGGGCGGTTAACGCAGTGGCAGCGCTGTTTTGGCAGTAAACCTTCAGAAGAGAAACTCCCCGCGCTGACGGGGAGCGTAAAACATCCTGTTGCTCACACGGGCGTGCATAAGGTGGCCAGCAAAGAGGAACTGAGGCAGTGGATGCGTGCCCGACCGCATTTGTGGCTGCAGCCGAAGGTTGACGGTGTGGCGGTGACGCTGGTCTATCGTGACGGAAAGTTAACCCAGGCCATCAGTCGCGGTGATGGTCTGAAAGGGGAAGACTGGACCGGGAAGGTGCGTTTAGTCCCGTCAGTTCCACAAAAGCTCACCGGCAAGCTGGCGAATAGCGTCTTACAGGGCGAGCTTTTCTGGTTGCGCGACAACCACATTCAGCAGCAGATGGGCGGAATGAACGCTCGCGCAAAGGTGGCGGGGGCGATGATGCGGCAAAAGGATAACTCGCTATTGAGCAAGATAGGCGTATTCATCTGGGCCTGGCCGGACGGACCGAAAGATATGCAGACATCTTTAGCTGAACTATCTCAGGCCGGTTTTACGCTGTCGGCACGGTACACGCTACCCGCCGAATCTGTTGATGCCGTCGAAAAACAGCGCGCGGCCTGGCACGTGACCGCATTACCCTTTGCCACGGATGGTATTGTGGTGCGTTCGGAGGATGAACCCGCGGGCGAAGGCTGGTTGCCTGGAGAAGGCAACTGGATTGTCGCATGGAAATATCCTCCTGTAGCCCAGGTTGCGGAGGTGAGTGATATTCATTTTTCCGTGGGGAGAACAGGCAAAATTTCCGTTGTAGCAGCGCTGGAACCTGTGCAGCTGGATGATAAACAGGTGCAGCGTGTGAGTCTGGGTTCGGTTGGGCGCTGGCAGAGGCTGGATATTGCCCCGGGGGATCAGATACAGATCAGCCTTGCCGGGCAGGGTATCCCCCGGTTTGATAAGGTGCTCTGGCGCGGGACGGACAGGCATAAACCAGAGCCTCCAGCCTCGCGTTATCATGCTCTGAGCTGTTTCTATGCTTCGCCGGAGTGTATGGATCAGTTCTTTGCCAGGCTGACCTGGCTCAGTTCAAAGCAGGTACTTGATATTGATGGGGTAGGCGAGACAGGCTGGCGGACCCTTTGGCAGGCGCATCATTTTGAACATCTCTTTTCATGGCTGTTATTAACGCAGGCGCAGCTGCAGGCTACACCGGGTTTTTCCTCAGCGCGCGGGATGGCGATCTGGCACCGATTTAATCTGGTGCGCGAGAAGCCGTTTATCCGCTGGCTCATGGCAATGGGTGTGCCATTGACGCAGGCCTCGCTGAAGGCGATGGGAGACATATCCTGGCAGAAGATGAGCGGGCGCAACGCAAAGGACTGGCAGACCCTGCCGGGAACGGGAGAGGAAAAAGCGCGACAAATTGTTAACTGGATGAACGCGCCTCAGATTGATGTGCTGGCGAAATGGCTCGCTGAACAGCACATCAACGGGTTCTGA